In the genome of Raphanus sativus cultivar WK10039 chromosome 9, ASM80110v3, whole genome shotgun sequence, the window CGGGAAGCGAGGTTGGAGATTATATGATCTAGAGACTCATGAGTTCTTTGTATCTCGAGATGTGTCGTTTAAAGAAGACACGTTTCCGTATCTTGACGACTCAGATGAGCCGGTTAGGAGTGTGCCGGTTATACAAGAGATGGGAGAACAGTGTGATGTATCCTCAGTTGAGGACTCCAGGGGGAGCGTGGATGACGCAGTGGCAGTAGCAAGTGAGACACCTGAAGCAACAGTGTTAGAGAAAGTTGCAGAAACAGGTAACTTGACAGAGAAGGTAACGACTGCAGACACAGGAGTTGCAGAGGCAGTGCAAGAACCTTTGCTGGGAAGAGGCCATCGGGTTTCACAGCCATCGGTTAAGCTTAGAGACTATGTGACCTACAATGCACAATGCCTAGTTGATAAACATAACACCACTCCGATCTCACCTGCAACGATTCCATCAAGGTCTTCAAACTCGGTCCAAGGTAAAACATCTTCTTATCCGATCTCTGCATACGTTACTGATGCTGTATTTTCAGAGAAATACCAAGTGTTTCTTGCAGCAATCACTGAAGGATCAGAACCAAAGAACTTTAAGGAAGCTATGTTGGATCCTGTATTCAGAGAAGCCATGTCAGTAGAAGTAACGGCACTAGAAGAACAATGAACTTGGGATGTAACGActcttcccaaaggaaagaaagcattGGCTTGTATGTGGATCTACAAGTATAAATACAATGCAGACGGCACTGTAGAGAGACCAAAGGCACGTCTGGTGGTTTGTGGTAACAGACAGGTCGAGGGAGAGGACTACGGCGAAACCTTTGCGCCAGTAGCCAAGTTAACTACGGTTCGTACTCTATTGGAAGTGGCGGCAGCTAGGAATTGGGAAGTGCATCAAATGGACGTGCACAATGCATTTCTCCATGGTGATCTGAAAGAAGAGGTATACATGTTGATGCCTCCTGGTTTTCAGTCTACTGCGCCAGGTAAAGTGTGCAAGTTGAAGAAGTCGTTGTACGGCTTAAAGCAAGCACCGAGATGCTGGTTCGCAAAGTTGACGATGGCGTTGAAGAGATTTGGCTTCAAACAATCCTATTCAGACTACTCCCTGTTCACGTATATCAAAGGGAACAAATCGCTGCGTGTCCTAATCTACGTTGATGATCTGATTCTAACAAGTAATGATCAGACTATGATGAGCAAGTTCAAAGTGTATCTCAACGAGTGCTTCAAAATGAAGGATCTAGGAAGAGCAAAGTACTTTCTGGGAATCGAAATTGCAAGAGGACCAGAAGGCATGTTCTTGTCTCAGCGAAAGTACGCCTTGGATATAGTAGCAGAGGCGGGGTTACTCGGCTGCAAACCTGCGTCTACACCGATGGAGCAGAACCACAAGCTACTGTCTGTTGCAGGTCCTTTCTACAACAATCCTGCTCGGTTTAGGAGGTTTGTCGGAAAGCTTGTATACCTCTCCATCACGAGACCTGAGCTCAGTTATGCAATACATGTCCTTTCGCAAGTCATGCACAGGCCTAGAGAAGCGCATTGGGACGCAGTAGTAAGAATTCTGAGGTACTTAAAAGGATGTCCGGGACAGGGGATTATGTTGAATGCTGTGAGTGATCTTCGTCTCCGGATCTTTTGTGACGCTGACTGGGCAGCTTGTCCCAATACAAGGCGTTCATTGTCATCCTTTATCACTCTGCTTGGTAACTCCCCGATCTCTTGGAAGAACAAAAAACAGGACACCGTGTCTCATTCGTCTGcagaggcagagtatagatctATGGCAGCTGCACTGCGTGAGCTCAAGTGGTTGAAACGATTGCTTCACGACATGGGAGTTCAACACAAGGTGCCGATGGAGTTGTTCTGCGACAGCAAGTCAGCCTTATATATAGCAAACAATCTtgtgtttcatgagagaacGAAACACATCGAGTCTGACTGTCATAGCGTACGAGACGCAATTCAGGATCGTTTAATTGTGACTCGACATGTGCGCACGACGGAGCAGCTGGCGGATATCATGACCAAAGCTTTGGGAGCACCTGTGTTCAACTACTTGCTGTCCAAGTTAGGTGTTCGTAACTTACATTCACctacttgagggggagtgttagcATATCGGTTGGTTTGGTGGTTTGGTTCGGTCTGATATTACTTGTGGATCACGAGAttgagatgaacttgaagagaAGATATCGTATCGAAGTCGTTATAGAATATACGAGGAATATATGTAGTTGTTGATAAGAGAGAATCCATTGTTACGATCTCTCTTTGATGAGTATATATTGTAATCAAGTTCATGTGAATAAACAACACGTTCTCAACACTTCTTCATTAGTTTACAAGTTACCGTCGTGAGGAATCCAACATCTATACCTCGTTGATTTGTAAGCATAATCAATCAGATTGTTGTTACTGCAAATATAGAAACCAGGAAGATAACAACTTTTGGAAGCAGCTCCTCTACACTGACTTCTACACAAGTTTCCAACACATCCCAAAATGGTGTTGTCATTAGACAATGAGCAAGCCATCTCAAGTGGCTGAACCAGAAAGCTTAGAAGAGAGTCAACGAAGTCTTCATTGCACTCGACGTAAAGAATCTCCCTATCGACCTTTCTAACAAAAGCTTTCACATAACACACTCCTCCTGGATTTGCCTCCCCGTTTTTTAGCGCAGGTGGAGACAACATTTCATGCATCATCTTACTTGTCATGCAAGTTTTTCTGAGAAACGTGCATGTCAAGGGAGCTTCTGAAGTGAATAAACATCCTAGTAGAGTCACCACCTATAGTCCACAGAAGACTTTATATTAAGAGCAATAACTTGCACGAcaatgagagagaaaaaaacaaaaagttaccTCTTCGAACCCTACATCAACTAGGGTTTCCTGCAGATCACTGTAGCCAGTGTACCCTAGATCTTTAAGACCGTTCATTATTACACCAATAGAGTTCGAAGTCACCTTCAAATCATCAGTGACAATGAAAGAGGATCGGCAATTTACAAACACTCCATCTGAAACATCTCCAATCACCTCTCCCGCCGTTTGCTGTTCTTCTGATACCTGGATTGGAGCGTTCATCAAAGCTCCACAGCTACATATTGACGTCTTGAAATTGCTGTATACACTGCTTCCGCATGAATCAGTTCTGAAAAAACTTGGGCACACAAAGAACTCTGTGGGATGAGTATAACCCATGTTGAGTTTGAGCCTTTTGCGATGGATATCCTTACTAGTCACCGGATACAGCAACATGCTTTTGCAAGCTTCTGTCTCAAAATGACCGATGTCCATGTCTGCGACACTTTTGTTAAGGTTTTTATAACAATCTAGATCTGTCTTGTGATTCTCCAGCAAGCTAGCGATTTTACCCATTGGGAGAGTTAAAAGACTGAGGAGCACATCAACAAAATCCTGCTCCGCCTCAGCCAAAACAACTTTGTTTATCTTCTCATCAATGAGAAGTTTCAATCTGAACTTTACACCATTTGCCATTGGAAATCAAAGAAAAACGAGTACGAAACCAAATGTGGAAGATGAGAGACTTAAACTTTATTATTGTTGTAGGTATAACGCTTTAACGAAGACAAGAAGATTTGACTCTACATATCGAAGAACCAGAGCTTAAGAATCTCAAGAGGTTTCTTGTCAAACAGTAAATGGAAAAATAATGAACCTCGGGAAAAGCTTTTGAAATTGGAATACTAAACGCAAGGGAGTTAATGTGATCATTGAATGCAAATCCCTCATCTGCATATTCAATGAATCTCCTTGAGAGCTATAACCCTTTGGAATTCCTTGTCCTGGTTCAATTAAAAAGATAAGGTCTTATATTTCAGTTTCTTGAATAGAAATTAGCAAACTCTCAAAAAGACCGAAAGCCACCTTCTACTTCTCGACCACGTTAAGAATTTACACATCAAACTCCTAACAAACCGAGACAGTGTAAGACAACACGGTGGGCAGCTTTAGAGATGGGATTAGGATCCGTGGATTTCTGTCTTAAGAGCATGGCTTAAGATTGATCAAATCATGCCGGAAAAGAGGTCTAGTAGTAGTTTCTGTATTATTGGAGAAGATTAGTAGTTTAACGTTTGGAATTTATACGCTCATCTGTCATCTAGATGTCAGAGTCATGCAGAACTATGTAACTCTTGATAACTATTTCATAAGGTTTAAGAGTTAGTGTAGTGTATTTGAGTGTGACCGTAAGTCGTGTACTAAACGTAAATTGTTCCATCTTTTTCAGAACTTTTTGTCTTGCATGTAAGAGTGTtctttggtttagttttttttctcccTAGTCTAGAAGGGCTCcaagtgtttctttttttcctttcaagttttattttgcCCGGTGATGCTTCTCTCTCTTTGATGACTGATAATGGAGTTATCAGGTTATAACACCATTCTACCATATCTTAACCTGACCGAGAATTGACCGTCTTTGCCTCCTGAATATTATGAAGGCTTTCAAAGTCTTAAAAATCAGATATAACAAATGGAAACAGAGAATAAAAAAGTGGACCCAAAAGGTATTGATGTGAAGCCTTGGAATCATATGTTGTTACCACGCAACGAATGTACAAGATTGTAACAGCAGATATAGGTGGTGACATCGTTAAAACGCGTCAGACAAAGACTAGCTGATGACTTTTCCGACCAAACCAACTCCCACTtgaaacttaaaacaaaaactaGTTAAACCCCCTTTGTTTGACTTGGCCACCTTGACTTTTCCCTCAAACCGGTTATCTACCATCTTTAACCTAACCGGACAGAAGTCTTTCTGTGGCACAGGAGTCTTCTCTCTTGATGCCTCTGCGAAGTTTCAACGTGAGTAAGACAATATAATAGATGCTTCCACTGGAATCATTCACAATGTCTTAAAccttaaaacattttaaaaagcaGAAAACTGGCGGACACGCAAACGATTCCCAACGACTCCCTCACCCGCCAAAACAAAACGCAAACGCAGTAGCTGACCTCAAACATTCtcaattatcttaaatataaaaaaccgCATTACCTGTTTTTAGAtttcgcctctctctctctagattctCTCCAAAAATCCCAATATTCTCCATTTTCGTGTTTTGGGTGGCTTACCTCTAATCCCCAAAACCACCATGAGGCTTAGCGTTTTAGGTTTACTATCGTTATTCCTAATCCCTTCTCCCGTCTCAGCCTGGTTCTTCCCCAACTCCACAGCCATTCCACCCTCTCTACGTAACACCACACGCGTTTTCTGGGACGCTTTCTCCAACTTCACCGGCTGCCACCACGGCCAAAACGTCGACGGTCTCTTCCGCATCAAAAAATACTTCCAACGTTTCGGTTACATCCCGGAGACATTCACCGGAAACTTCACAGATGATTTCGACGACATCTTAAAATCCGCCGTCGAACTTTACCAAAAGAATTTCCGGTTAAACGTAACCGGAGAGCTCGACGCGCTAACCATCAAACACATCGTGGTTCCGCGTTGTGGCAACCCGGACGTGGTCAACGGTACGTCTTTGATGCAAAGGGGAAGAAGAAAGACTCTCGAGGTCAACTT includes:
- the LOC108824514 gene encoding uncharacterized protein LOC108824514, which gives rise to MANGVKFRLKLLIDEKINKVVLAEAEQDFVDVLLSLLTLPMGKIASLLENHKTDLDCYKNLNKSVADMDIGHFETEACKSMLLYPVTSKDIHRKRLKLNMGYTHPTEFFVCPSFFRTDSCGSSVYSNFKTSICSCGALMNAPIQVSEEQQTAGEVIGDVSDGVFVNCRSSFIVTDDLKVTSNSIGVIMNGLKDLGYTGYSDLQETLVDVGFEEVVTLLGCLFTSEAPLTCTFLRKTCMTSKMMHEMLSPPALKNGEANPGGVCYVKAFVRKVDREILYVECNEDFVDSLLSFLVQPLEMACSLSNDNTILGCVGNLCRSQCRGAASKSCYLPGFYICSNNNLIDYAYKSTRYRCWIPHDGNL